One segment of Candidatus Goldiibacteriota bacterium DNA contains the following:
- the treZ gene encoding malto-oligosyltrehalose trehalohydrolase codes for MKHGAFFKGGACEFCVWAPLKERIELVINGYPRPILYMEKDKGGYFRAMVPDVTVGMEYMYLIDGKDKRPDPASYWQNQGVHGPSVIYDQNMFPWSDEGFSPPDLKKMIIYEAHIGTFTPEGTFDSAVLMIPYLKKLGINALEIMPVAQFPGGRNWGYDGTYPFAPQDTYGGPEKLKYLINELHKNNIAVIMDVVYNHLGPEGNYTGSYGPYFTDRYKTPWGDAVNFDGEHSEGVRDFFIQNAVFWIESFHVDALRLDAVHAIFDNSEKHILREIKEKVSDFCMAGQRKAYVIAESDLNDSRLVKDIQSGGYGLDAQWSDDFHHAVHSALTGETGGYYGDFNGAADVAKAMESVFVYDGQYSKFRKKEHGTSVRGIDPGRFVSFIQNHDQIGNRAEGDRLISICGEKKAKLAAAACLLSPFVPLLFMGEEYGETKPFLYFVSHTDKGLIEGVREGRKKEFSGFLQGGKEPPDPFSENTFYNSSPDFSKHEKGAGAEMFDLYTRLIEIRKKTRCFNDEKTRRQVSLKESCVIIEYECETGKSVLALNFGEAAYKLNADGYTLKAGDGGLIINPLSFGFYVKEDK; via the coding sequence ATGAAACACGGCGCCTTTTTTAAGGGCGGCGCCTGTGAGTTTTGTGTATGGGCTCCGCTTAAAGAACGGATAGAGCTTGTGATAAATGGATATCCGCGGCCCATTCTGTATATGGAAAAGGATAAGGGCGGCTATTTCAGGGCAATGGTGCCGGATGTAACCGTTGGGATGGAATACATGTATCTTATTGACGGAAAAGATAAAAGGCCGGATCCCGCGTCTTACTGGCAGAATCAGGGCGTTCACGGACCTTCTGTTATATATGATCAGAACATGTTTCCGTGGAGTGATGAAGGTTTTTCACCTCCGGATTTAAAAAAAATGATAATCTATGAAGCCCATATAGGGACTTTCACGCCTGAAGGCACCTTTGATTCCGCTGTTTTAATGATACCGTACCTGAAAAAACTGGGGATAAACGCGCTGGAAATAATGCCTGTGGCGCAGTTTCCGGGCGGCCGCAACTGGGGATATGACGGCACATACCCTTTTGCCCCGCAGGACACTTACGGCGGCCCGGAAAAACTTAAATATCTTATCAATGAACTTCATAAAAATAATATCGCTGTTATTATGGATGTTGTTTACAATCATCTTGGGCCGGAAGGAAATTATACCGGCAGTTACGGGCCGTATTTTACGGACAGATATAAAACGCCGTGGGGGGATGCGGTTAATTTTGACGGGGAACACAGCGAGGGTGTCAGGGATTTTTTCATTCAGAATGCCGTGTTCTGGATAGAAAGCTTTCACGTGGACGCGTTAAGGCTTGACGCGGTACACGCTATTTTTGACAACAGCGAAAAACACATATTGCGAGAGATAAAGGAAAAAGTTTCGGATTTCTGCATGGCAGGGCAGAGAAAAGCTTATGTAATTGCTGAAAGCGACCTTAATGACAGCCGCCTTGTAAAAGATATTCAGAGCGGCGGATACGGCCTTGACGCGCAGTGGTCGGATGATTTTCATCACGCCGTGCACAGCGCGCTTACAGGGGAAACCGGCGGTTATTACGGAGATTTTAATGGTGCTGCTGACGTGGCAAAAGCTATGGAAAGTGTTTTTGTTTATGACGGGCAATATTCAAAGTTCAGGAAAAAAGAACACGGCACTTCCGTGCGCGGTATAGATCCCGGGCGGTTTGTGTCTTTTATTCAGAACCACGACCAGATTGGAAACAGGGCCGAAGGAGACAGGCTGATTTCCATATGCGGTGAAAAAAAGGCAAAGCTGGCTGCGGCCGCGTGCCTGCTTTCCCCCTTTGTGCCGCTTTTATTTATGGGCGAAGAATACGGCGAAACAAAGCCGTTTTTATATTTTGTCAGCCATACGGACAAAGGGCTTATAGAAGGGGTAAGGGAAGGCCGCAAAAAAGAGTTTTCGGGATTTTTACAAGGCGGCAAAGAACCGCCTGATCCTTTCTCTGAAAATACTTTTTATAATTCGTCCCCTGATTTTTCAAAACATGAAAAAGGCGCGGGCGCGGAAATGTTTGATTTGTACACGCGGCTGATTGAAATACGCAAAAAAACACGGTGTTTTAATGATGAAAAAACACGCAGGCAGGTAAGCCTTAAAGAATCCTGTGTTATAATTGAATATGAATGCGAAACGGGAAAAAGCGTGCTTGCGCTTAATTTTGGGGAGGCAGCGTATAAGCTTAACGCGGACGGATACACGCTAAAGGCTGGAGACGGCGGCTTGATAATAAACCCTTTATCTTTTGGATTTTATGTTAAGGAGGATAAATGA
- a CDS encoding YkgJ family cysteine cluster protein, giving the protein MKKNKRRKFNKSFKCQACGDCCKVEGYIHVTNTDIKNISRHLKMTEKQFRDKYVRWVHHIGRVLPAGVNSSCIFLKNGRCEIYKARPVQCSSFPYWDMILNDNDEWEYAKSYCKGCREMGEIIIK; this is encoded by the coding sequence ATGAAGAAGAATAAAAGAAGAAAATTCAATAAAAGTTTTAAATGTCAGGCGTGCGGGGACTGCTGCAAAGTGGAAGGGTATATTCACGTCACTAATACTGACATTAAAAATATCAGCCGCCACCTTAAAATGACAGAAAAACAGTTTCGGGATAAATACGTGCGATGGGTGCATCACATCGGGCGGGTATTGCCCGCGGGGGTTAACAGTTCCTGCATATTTTTGAAAAACGGCAGGTGCGAAATATACAAGGCAAGGCCTGTCCAGTGCAGCTCTTTTCCGTACTGGGATATGATATTAAATGACAATGACGAATGGGAATACGCAAAAAGCTACTGTAAAGGGTGCAGGGAAATGGGCGAAATTATTATTAAGTGA